The Methanocaldococcus infernus ME region TATAACTTTTATTATCAGAGGTGCAAAGCTCAGCAATGATTCCAAGGCGGATAACTTTACTTGCTATAGCTATAGCGTCAACTGTCCTCTCAGTTCCTAAGCCCTCTTTTAATATCTTCTCTTTTAGCCTTTCACTTGTATCTATATTTTTAACCCTAACCCCCCTCTCCCTATCTGGCTCTAATCTCTCTCCATTTAAGTTTAAAATAGCTGCCCCTCTCATTCCTCCCTTGTCAATAATTTTAAAAGCTTTCTCTACAACTTCCTCAGGAATTCCCTCCTCTAACAAAATTTTCTTAGCCACTTCCCTTGCCTCTTTTTTATTTTTACAAGTGATAGTTTTTATAGGTAAAGCCTTTATATAATTAACTTTATCAATTTTTTCTATTTTAATATTTATAAAGTCTGGCTTACCATTCTCATGAGTTAGAGCTTTCCTTAACAACTCTAAGACAGCTTCCTCTATCTTTTCCTCACTAACCAACCTCTCTCCTCCTGAGATGTGC contains the following coding sequences:
- a CDS encoding 6-carboxyhexanoate--CoA ligase, translated to MFGIKMRASREGKHISGGERLVSEEKIEEAVLELLRKALTHENGKPDFINIKIEKIDKVNYIKALPIKTITCKNKKEAREVAKKILLEEGIPEEVVEKAFKIIDKGGMRGAAILNLNGERLEPDRERGVRVKNIDTSERLKEKILKEGLGTERTVDAIAIASKVIRLGIIAELCTSDNKSYTTGYVATKKGYFRITNLKNINEPGGRVFFVKDIDEELIKRLEEEAYIIDL